One uncultured Methanobrevibacter sp. DNA segment encodes these proteins:
- a CDS encoding helicase C-terminal domain-containing protein: MENNNSNLDWMVNWSLKGHYPRNSQIKLINKINWAIGEGYKNIILEAGTGIGKSAIATTLANMYEDSYILTMTKQLQEQYLDDFGDMLVEIKGRGNYRCNYKGSCDFCIKAEYKLQKCGNCEYNLAFKKALNAKNVITNYDYFYYAGVGNHLFDPRELLILDEAHNLERKMLMLSSCELNREYISTKFGIDIFEPIMHATSSINKLKKDSSYWIRLCDDLIGECKKRIKKIEGDANKSVQVSLDEFENNPSKFSNFDYVEKQNLEQDMKSFASISMGLEANDYIIDLPNKTTIIDNKMDIAAEFKPYSVLDDTQKLLDLGNVCIFLTGTLGSKEKFCEWNDINPDETYYIYEKSPFDVDKRPIYIDFAGKLSGSLNGRPRWQNKRALGKIKELLDLHKNEKGVIHTSSNEQAFWIMENLKGYNFMFVGGEDRNRILKEFTESREAIVLIGASIKDGVDFKGDLCRFQIVFKMPYPQLNEQVKYRKDLDPKWFYYQAVMALMQAYGRGIRDIDDYCVMYIIDSSFKQLFEYNRGFFNEYFIEAVQKKKKK; this comes from the coding sequence TTGGAAAACAATAATTCAAATCTCGATTGGATGGTTAACTGGTCGCTTAAAGGCCATTATCCTAGAAACAGCCAAATCAAGCTTATAAATAAGATTAACTGGGCTATTGGTGAAGGCTATAAAAATATTATTCTCGAAGCGGGAACAGGTATTGGAAAATCCGCTATCGCTACGACACTTGCCAATATGTATGAGGATTCCTACATTTTAACAATGACAAAACAGCTTCAGGAGCAATATCTGGATGATTTCGGAGATATGCTTGTCGAAATCAAAGGTCGTGGAAATTACAGGTGCAATTATAAGGGCAGCTGCGATTTTTGCATTAAGGCGGAATATAAGCTGCAGAAATGCGGCAACTGTGAGTATAATCTTGCCTTTAAGAAGGCTCTGAATGCCAAAAATGTAATAACCAATTATGATTATTTTTATTATGCAGGTGTTGGAAATCATCTTTTTGATCCGAGGGAACTGCTGATTTTGGATGAGGCCCATAATCTTGAACGCAAGATGTTAATGCTGTCCTCTTGTGAGCTTAACCGTGAATATATTTCCACAAAGTTTGGTATTGATATTTTTGAACCTATAATGCATGCCACAAGTTCTATTAACAAGTTAAAAAAGGATTCAAGTTACTGGATAAGATTATGTGATGATTTGATTGGGGAATGCAAGAAAAGGATTAAAAAGATTGAGGGTGATGCCAATAAATCCGTTCAGGTATCCTTGGATGAATTTGAAAACAATCCTTCTAAATTTTCCAATTTTGATTATGTTGAAAAGCAAAATCTTGAACAGGACATGAAATCCTTTGCATCAATCAGCATGGGTCTTGAAGCCAATGATTATATAATTGATCTTCCCAACAAAACAACTATTATTGATAATAAAATGGATATTGCAGCGGAATTCAAACCATATTCAGTATTGGACGATACCCAAAAGTTGCTTGATTTGGGAAATGTCTGTATATTCTTAACGGGGACACTGGGAAGCAAGGAAAAATTTTGCGAGTGGAACGATATAAACCCTGATGAAACATATTATATCTATGAAAAAAGTCCTTTTGATGTTGATAAGAGACCTATTTATATTGATTTTGCAGGTAAATTGAGTGGTTCTCTAAATGGAAGGCCAAGATGGCAAAATAAAAGGGCATTAGGTAAAATAAAAGAGTTATTGGACTTGCATAAAAATGAAAAAGGAGTTATCCACACTTCAAGCAATGAACAGGCATTTTGGATTATGGAAAATTTAAAGGGATACAATTTCATGTTTGTTGGCGGTGAAGACAGGAACCGTATTTTGAAGGAATTTACAGAGTCCCGTGAAGCTATTGTTCTTATAGGGGCATCAATTAAAGATGGTGTTGATTTCAAGGGGGATTTATGCAGGTTCCAGATTGTATTTAAAATGCCTTATCCTCAATTAAACGAACAGGTAAAATACAGAAAGGATTTGGATCCAAAATGGTTTTATTATCAGGCTGTGATGGCTTTAATGCAGGCTTATGGTAGGGGAATTCGTGACATTGACGA
- a CDS encoding NAD-dependent protein deacylase: protein MSKITQLQEIIDSSDNIVFFGGAGVSTESGIPDFRSESGIFKSLEKYGDTPENLVSHSYYLDHTEEFFSYYKENLVFRNANPNPAHITLAKLEECGKLKAVITQNIDGLHQKAGSKNVLELHGSIHRNYCQICNKEYDLDYILESNGIPKCECGGIVKPDVVLYEEPLNNAVLSFAIDYISNAETLIIGGTSLVVYPAAGLINYFNGKNLVLINKSETQYDSLANLVINDAIGETLSQIKI, encoded by the coding sequence ATGTCTAAAATTACTCAATTACAAGAAATTATTGATTCCTCAGATAATATTGTGTTTTTTGGAGGAGCGGGCGTTTCTACAGAAAGTGGAATACCAGATTTCAGATCTGAAAGCGGAATATTTAAAAGCCTTGAAAAATATGGTGACACACCTGAAAATCTTGTCTCACACAGTTATTATTTAGACCACACCGAAGAGTTTTTCAGCTATTATAAGGAAAATCTAGTTTTCAGAAATGCGAATCCGAATCCTGCCCACATCACTCTTGCCAAATTGGAGGAATGCGGAAAATTAAAAGCAGTTATTACACAAAATATCGACGGACTTCATCAAAAGGCAGGAAGCAAAAACGTTTTGGAACTGCACGGAAGCATCCACAGAAATTATTGTCAAATCTGCAATAAGGAATATGACCTGGATTATATCCTGGAAAGCAACGGAATTCCAAAATGTGAATGCGGAGGAATCGTAAAGCCGGATGTTGTCCTGTATGAAGAACCTTTAAACAATGCAGTATTAAGTTTTGCAATCGATTACATTTCTAATGCAGAAACATTAATTATCGGAGGAACTTCCCTAGTTGTATATCCTGCTGCCGGATTAATAAATTACTTTAACGGCAAAAATTTGGTTTTGATTAACAAAAGTGAAACACAATACGACAGTCTTGCAAATTTAGTCATTAACGATGCTATCGGGGAGACTTTGAGCCAAATCAAAATCTAA
- the sfsA gene encoding DNA/RNA nuclease SfsA codes for MDYVKGIFKNRPNRFIAEVEVEGNLEIAHVPNTGRCKELLVENATVWLKPSDNPNRKTKFSLHFVENRGELVSLYSQQANSIVYDAIVNGKIKELSGYSYHQREKTVDNSRIDIYLANHEDDCCGMNFLTDSCYVEVKGVTLIVGDEARFPDAPTERGAKHLKELIKLKKERNRCCVFFLIQHPAGKFFRPNWENDPNFSKTLNEAFDAGVEILVYRCDNRLDGIDLIPESLDFDLAQSLPDSIVND; via the coding sequence ATGGATTATGTTAAGGGAATCTTTAAAAATCGTCCAAACAGGTTTATTGCAGAGGTCGAAGTTGAAGGCAATCTTGAAATTGCCCATGTTCCAAATACCGGCCGGTGCAAAGAGCTTCTGGTTGAAAACGCAACTGTATGGCTAAAACCTTCCGATAATCCGAACCGCAAAACCAAATTTTCACTTCATTTTGTTGAGAACAGGGGTGAGCTGGTATCACTTTACTCTCAGCAAGCTAATAGCATTGTATATGATGCAATTGTAAATGGCAAAATAAAAGAACTTTCTGGCTATTCTTATCATCAAAGGGAAAAAACTGTTGATAATTCAAGGATAGATATATACTTGGCTAATCATGAAGATGATTGTTGTGGTATGAATTTTTTGACAGACTCATGTTATGTTGAAGTAAAGGGCGTTACATTAATAGTTGGTGATGAAGCAAGATTTCCGGATGCTCCAACAGAAAGAGGCGCAAAACATCTAAAAGAACTAATCAAGCTTAAAAAAGAGAGAAACAGATGCTGTGTGTTTTTCCTGATTCAGCACCCTGCAGGAAAATTTTTCAGACCCAATTGGGAAAACGACCCTAATTTCTCTAAAACTTTAAACGAAGCATTTGATGCAGGTGTGGAAATCCTTGTTTACAGATGTGATAATCGTTTGGATGGAATCGATTTGATTCCCGAGTCCTTAGATTTTGATTTGGCTCAAAGTCTCCCCGATAGCATCGTTAATGACTAA
- a CDS encoding NAD(P)H-hydrate dehydratase — MKPIDMMVTDYNCEYLGLSRLCLMESAGKSLAEEVGKIAVYTFSKPVKVVIFTGSGGNGGDGFVAARYLLNRGYDVDIYMLKDNIHSDQARINFEILQNMKPRLSRLKIFNLKTLEDINACEVAQSKKGEYIIVDGLLGTGINGKLQTNIRRAIEIINDSKGIKISVDVPSGMDPLTGSVDDLAVVPDYTISFHKIKTGVRQADEEVVGGLVTTDIGIPFEAEYFVNYGDFLRLKNRNPNSHKGNNGSLLIVGGNNDYAGAPAIAGMAAIGAGADLVYVASPCDAARAIKSTSPDLIVKSLEGDKLSLTHLDEILELAQKVDAVLIGPGAGIDEETSKLFNVLAAKIKKPLVLDADALKQVELSLIKNRDDIILTPHIFEFRSLFNVGSDVKLDIDSYDFEKVDENITGFQQIARKIKATVIVKGKYDLILSGTRFRINKSGNAGMTVGGTGDALAGICASLLTQDMDSFDCACLGVFVNGLAGDAAFEEKGNGFSATDLVSHIGSVIKNGLC, encoded by the coding sequence ATGAAACCCATTGATATGATGGTAACGGATTATAACTGTGAATATTTAGGATTGTCTAGATTATGTTTAATGGAATCTGCCGGAAAATCTCTGGCTGAAGAAGTAGGTAAAATTGCCGTTTATACATTTTCAAAACCTGTTAAAGTTGTAATTTTTACAGGTTCCGGTGGAAATGGCGGGGACGGTTTTGTTGCGGCAAGATATTTGCTGAACAGAGGTTATGATGTGGATATCTATATGTTAAAGGATAATATTCACTCAGATCAGGCAAGGATTAATTTTGAAATATTGCAAAATATGAAACCTCGTTTGTCCCGCTTAAAAATATTTAATTTAAAAACATTGGAGGACATTAATGCCTGTGAGGTTGCTCAAAGTAAAAAAGGCGAGTATATTATTGTGGATGGTCTTTTAGGAACTGGAATTAATGGGAAACTCCAGACAAATATCAGAAGAGCAATCGAGATTATAAACGATTCCAAGGGGATTAAGATAAGTGTGGATGTTCCTTCAGGAATGGATCCTCTTACAGGCAGTGTTGATGATTTGGCCGTTGTGCCGGATTATACAATAAGTTTTCATAAAATTAAAACTGGAGTTCGCCAGGCTGATGAAGAAGTTGTTGGCGGTCTTGTTACAACTGATATTGGAATTCCATTTGAAGCGGAATATTTTGTTAATTATGGGGACTTTTTAAGACTTAAAAATAGAAATCCTAATTCTCATAAGGGAAATAATGGTAGTTTATTAATAGTTGGTGGAAATAATGATTATGCAGGTGCTCCGGCTATTGCAGGGATGGCTGCTATAGGTGCTGGCGCCGATTTGGTTTATGTTGCATCTCCATGTGATGCCGCTCGTGCCATTAAATCTACCTCTCCTGATTTAATTGTCAAATCTCTTGAAGGCGATAAATTATCTTTAACACATCTCGATGAGATTCTTGAATTGGCACAAAAAGTTGATGCAGTATTAATTGGACCTGGAGCTGGAATTGATGAGGAAACATCAAAATTATTTAATGTGCTGGCTGCAAAAATTAAAAAACCATTGGTACTGGATGCTGATGCTTTAAAACAGGTTGAATTATCTTTAATTAAAAACAGGGATGATATCATATTGACTCCTCATATTTTTGAATTCAGATCACTTTTCAATGTAGGCAGTGATGTGAAATTGGATATTGATTCATATGACTTTGAAAAGGTCGATGAAAACATTACTGGTTTTCAGCAGATTGCCCGCAAAATTAAAGCCACAGTTATTGTTAAAGGAAAGTATGATTTAATTTTATCAGGTACCAGATTCAGAATCAACAAAAGCGGAAATGCAGGAATGACTGTTGGTGGAACTGGCGACGCACTGGCTGGAATCTGTGCAAGTTTACTAACACAGGATATGGATTCTTTTGACTGTGCATGTCTTGGAGTATTTGTTAATGGTCTTGCAGGTGATGCTGCATTTGAAGAGAAAGGAAATGGATTTTCAGCAACGGATCTGGTATCCCACATTGGCAGTGTGATTAAAAATGGATTATGTTAA
- a CDS encoding DUF4013 domain-containing protein: protein MNIGDIISDAMAYPLKNVKALVLYIVLGIIAAIIGGTTILSFATAITTKGASSFALGGVGLLGMIVFILILFLIEGYGLDIIKFGIERREDGPGIDIGRQISNAVKLIIVNIVYYLVPAIIIFVLGIFLRDWIMTIISLILVILFALANFMAKCRLAKTDNLGDALAIGEAIGDISRVGIGRLIATVVLVVIIAVIIVILIGIIGSISDIVGDILFGIFLVYLVFFYNRAIGLLYSDV, encoded by the coding sequence ATGAATATAGGAGATATAATAAGTGATGCTATGGCATACCCATTAAAAAATGTTAAAGCTTTAGTTTTATATATAGTTTTAGGAATTATTGCCGCAATTATTGGAGGAACAACAATCCTTAGTTTTGCAACTGCAATTACTACAAAAGGAGCCTCCAGTTTTGCTCTTGGCGGCGTAGGACTTCTTGGAATGATTGTTTTCATTTTAATACTGTTCCTGATTGAAGGATATGGTTTGGACATTATAAAATTTGGTATTGAAAGAAGAGAAGACGGACCTGGAATTGATATAGGAAGACAAATTTCAAATGCTGTCAAATTAATTATTGTTAATATTGTTTACTACCTTGTCCCAGCTATTATCATTTTTGTTTTAGGAATTTTCCTCAGAGACTGGATTATGACCATAATCAGTTTAATATTAGTGATATTATTTGCTTTAGCAAACTTTATGGCTAAATGTAGATTAGCAAAAACTGACAATTTAGGTGATGCTTTAGCTATAGGAGAAGCTATTGGAGACATATCCAGAGTAGGTATCGGCAGACTTATTGCAACTGTTGTTCTTGTTGTAATTATAGCAGTAATCATTGTGATTCTTATAGGAATTATAGGCAGTATCAGCGATATTGTCGGAGATATCTTATTCGGTATCTTTTTAGTTTACTTAGTATTCTTCTACAACAGAGCTATTGGTTTATTATACTCTGACGTATAA
- a CDS encoding NAD-binding protein, producing MRKITLKLLRDLPQKYITTGVILIGGLFIYGFVGSIFIMNLNPLDALYYSVITMTTVGYGDYIPTTGFEKVFATTLAISGIGLLAYVFNVMLSTFQERMILFSKGARKMKSIERMDDYYIMCGYGRVGRIVFKELVERNQNIVVFEKDEEVAESIEESDSVIVLPKDATENDLIAKLAGDKCRSVILCSGDDVINIFIVLTIRETNPNAWIVTRSSKLENISRLKKAGANKVISPEVIGGKDLYFESARPHLLGITVRHTPDKIFDEYEIISKNGCTLENIQYHLPGVETPLTRQIQSKDIKAGQKYKNYLDSHDDKKEAIDFLYNTVNNIHTHVISGPDNSSFEKLIKDLEKKEEILGINLSDEEIAELTRKENNK from the coding sequence ATGAGAAAAATAACATTGAAGCTTTTAAGAGACTTACCTCAAAAATACATAACAACAGGCGTTATTTTAATAGGAGGATTATTTATTTATGGATTTGTAGGTTCCATTTTCATAATGAACTTAAATCCATTGGATGCTCTTTATTATTCTGTGATTACCATGACCACAGTAGGTTATGGAGATTATATTCCAACTACCGGATTTGAAAAAGTATTTGCAACAACATTAGCGATTTCAGGAATTGGATTATTGGCTTATGTATTTAATGTAATGTTATCAACTTTCCAGGAAAGAATGATTCTATTTTCAAAGGGAGCAAGAAAAATGAAATCTATTGAAAGAATGGACGATTATTATATAATGTGCGGTTATGGAAGAGTGGGAAGAATAGTATTTAAAGAATTAGTCGAAAGAAATCAGAATATAGTCGTGTTTGAAAAAGATGAAGAGGTAGCTGAAAGCATTGAAGAATCCGATTCAGTAATCGTTCTTCCAAAGGATGCAACGGAAAATGATCTTATTGCCAAACTGGCAGGAGACAAATGCAGAAGCGTGATTTTATGCAGCGGCGATGATGTAATCAACATATTCATTGTGCTGACAATACGTGAAACAAACCCAAATGCATGGATTGTAACAAGGTCCAGTAAACTGGAAAATATTTCAAGGCTTAAAAAAGCAGGTGCAAATAAAGTAATATCTCCAGAAGTGATTGGAGGAAAAGATTTATACTTTGAATCTGCAAGACCTCATCTTTTAGGAATTACCGTGAGGCATACCCCTGATAAAATTTTTGATGAATATGAAATCATATCCAAAAACGGATGCACTTTAGAAAATATCCAATACCACCTTCCAGGAGTTGAAACTCCTCTTACCCGTCAAATACAATCCAAAGACATTAAAGCGGGTCAAAAGTACAAAAATTATTTAGACAGTCATGATGATAAAAAAGAAGCAATAGATTTTCTATATAACACTGTCAACAATATCCACACACATGTCATTTCAGGACCCGACAATTCAAGCTTTGAAAAATTGATTAAAGATTTAGAAAAAAAAGAAGAAATTCTTGGAATTAATTTAAGTGATGAAGAAATAGCAGAATTAACAAGAAAAGAAAATAATAAGTAA
- a CDS encoding Ig-like domain-containing protein, whose translation MNKSFKMISLFLLVLVTITLGLSFVSASENVTGDVLSEDISSSVDVDGINNADEDSFEGENSKIDTKIDVDDVTSYYKEKVKVEVQLKDSNNVSLVNKNVNVYFNGDVDNKTTDNNGKFILDFSNLKPNTYKLTVKFNGDENFTSSEANSYVKIKKAPLAIQMSNFNTYFKSGSYFKAKVYNKNTGNPVRGIKVLFKTYSTKTKKYANYYATTDSNGIATLKKNLKAASYKVSTQIKDSKNKNYISYKKSNNKVTVLVKPCADEDCCSFFLQVSNTESVGGFRRDNTAMTTITVKDYTLGGIPVVKHTNANNFIHLMVFANGWIVGNGGLDGYDFLQSMEKLSVDMIKSNKIKMSSLRKIYNYKRSINFGHYSIKAPDGRYAVVWKNNIITGKLKPGEFSCSPNFKEYYRHSTYKKYSTDPAKAAIKVGATDHYGVNRRQVVVLHWKATTHKDLSVTSSIKAYAANDNGRFVGVSSGGLVDNVRFKNKFVSSYNLPRCPNMKYLGSHSFGNVDKFVKIPTTIKAPDVKNKFNATKYFKVTVKNKNTNKAISNLKVKIKLTSGSKSKAYIIKTNEKGVATFNTKDLSVGKYKVVLAPTNIKYIISGKSKITIV comes from the coding sequence ATGAACAAATCTTTTAAAATGATTTCCTTATTCTTATTGGTATTAGTGACCATAACGTTGGGCCTCAGTTTTGTTTCGGCTTCAGAAAACGTAACCGGTGATGTTCTATCAGAAGATATTTCATCTTCCGTTGATGTAGATGGAATTAATAATGCCGATGAGGATTCATTCGAAGGGGAAAATTCAAAAATTGATACTAAAATTGATGTAGATGATGTAACTTCATATTATAAAGAGAAAGTAAAAGTTGAAGTTCAACTGAAAGATTCAAATAATGTCTCATTGGTCAATAAAAATGTCAATGTTTATTTCAATGGGGATGTAGATAATAAAACAACAGATAATAATGGTAAATTTATTTTAGATTTCAGTAATCTTAAGCCAAATACATATAAATTGACTGTAAAGTTCAATGGGGATGAAAATTTCACTTCCAGTGAAGCTAATTCTTATGTTAAAATTAAAAAGGCTCCGTTGGCTATTCAGATGAGCAATTTCAATACTTATTTTAAATCAGGTTCCTATTTTAAAGCAAAAGTATATAATAAAAATACTGGAAATCCTGTAAGGGGAATTAAAGTTTTATTTAAAACCTATTCCACTAAAACTAAAAAATATGCTAATTATTATGCAACCACTGACAGTAATGGAATTGCCACTTTGAAAAAGAATCTGAAAGCTGCGTCTTATAAGGTTTCTACACAAATTAAGGATTCCAAAAATAAAAATTATATTTCCTATAAGAAATCTAATAACAAAGTAACTGTTCTGGTCAAACCATGTGCTGATGAAGACTGCTGTTCCTTTTTCCTTCAGGTGAGCAACACTGAATCAGTCGGAGGTTTCAGAAGAGACAATACTGCAATGACCACCATTACTGTTAAAGACTATACATTAGGAGGCATACCTGTTGTAAAACACACTAATGCTAACAATTTCATTCATTTGATGGTATTTGCCAACGGATGGATAGTAGGTAACGGCGGACTTGACGGATATGATTTCTTACAGTCAATGGAAAAGTTATCTGTTGATATGATTAAATCCAACAAAATCAAAATGTCTTCCTTGAGAAAAATTTATAATTATAAAAGAAGCATTAATTTCGGACATTATTCAATTAAAGCTCCTGACGGAAGATATGCAGTTGTATGGAAGAATAATATTATCACAGGTAAATTAAAACCTGGTGAATTCAGCTGTTCTCCTAACTTTAAAGAATATTACCGCCACAGTACTTATAAAAAATACAGTACCGATCCTGCTAAAGCAGCAATCAAGGTAGGTGCTACAGACCACTATGGTGTCAACAGAAGGCAGGTTGTTGTGCTTCACTGGAAAGCTACAACACACAAGGACCTTTCAGTTACCTCTTCAATCAAGGCTTATGCAGCTAATGATAATGGCAGATTTGTAGGTGTGTCTTCCGGAGGACTGGTTGATAATGTCAGATTTAAAAACAAATTCGTAAGCAGTTATAACCTTCCGAGATGTCCTAATATGAAATATCTGGGATCTCACAGCTTTGGAAATGTTGACAAATTTGTTAAAATTCCAACAACAATAAAAGCTCCTGATGTGAAAAACAAGTTCAATGCGACAAAATACTTTAAAGTAACTGTTAAAAATAAAAACACAAATAAAGCAATATCCAATCTTAAAGTTAAAATCAAATTAACTTCTGGCAGTAAATCAAAAGCCTATATAATTAAAACTAATGAAAAGGGTGTTGCAACATTTAATACAAAAGATTTGTCAGTTGGAAAGTATAAGGTTGTACTGGCTCCGACTAACATTAAATACATAATTTCAGGTAAAAGTAAAATTACTATTGTGTAA